One region of Rhodophyticola sp. CCM32 genomic DNA includes:
- a CDS encoding NADP-dependent isocitrate dehydrogenase, whose amino-acid sequence MSKIKVSNPIVEMDGDEMTRIIWDFIKKKLILPYLDLDLLYYDLGIEERDRTEDQITIDAAEKTKEIGVAVKCATITPDEARVEEFGLKSMWRSPNGTIRNILGGVVFRAPIICQNVPRLVPGWTQPIVIGRHAFGDQYRATDMKFPGPGTLTMKFVGEDGTVDEREVFKAPASGVYMGMYNLDQSIIDFARASMNYGLSLGWPVYLSTKNTILKQYDGQFMILFQKVYEEEFADKFKAAGITYEHRLIDDMVASAMKWSGGFVWACKNYDGDVQSDTVAQGFGSLGLMTSQLMTPDGKIVEAEAAHGTVTRHYRQHQAGKETSTNSIASIFAWTGGLKHRAKLDDNAALMNFAETLEKVIVDTVESGFMTKDLALLVGPDQKWLTTMGFLEKIDENLNKALAG is encoded by the coding sequence ATGTCGAAAATCAAGGTTTCAAACCCCATCGTCGAAATGGATGGCGACGAGATGACCCGGATCATCTGGGATTTCATCAAGAAAAAACTGATCCTGCCCTATCTGGACCTGGATCTGCTTTATTACGACCTTGGCATCGAAGAACGCGACCGGACCGAAGACCAGATCACCATCGACGCCGCCGAGAAGACCAAAGAGATTGGCGTTGCGGTGAAATGCGCGACCATCACACCCGATGAAGCCCGGGTTGAGGAATTCGGCCTGAAAAGCATGTGGCGCAGCCCCAATGGCACGATCCGCAACATTCTGGGCGGTGTCGTGTTCCGCGCGCCGATCATCTGTCAGAATGTGCCCCGTCTGGTGCCGGGCTGGACCCAGCCCATCGTCATCGGCCGCCACGCCTTTGGCGACCAGTACCGCGCCACGGATATGAAATTTCCCGGGCCGGGCACGCTGACCATGAAATTCGTGGGTGAGGATGGCACCGTGGATGAACGGGAAGTCTTCAAGGCCCCCGCCTCCGGCGTCTATATGGGCATGTATAACCTGGACCAGTCGATCATCGACTTCGCCCGCGCCTCGATGAATTACGGCCTGTCGCTTGGCTGGCCGGTCTATCTGTCGACCAAGAACACCATTCTGAAACAGTATGATGGCCAGTTCATGATCCTGTTCCAGAAAGTCTATGAGGAAGAGTTTGCCGACAAGTTCAAGGCTGCGGGCATCACCTATGAACACCGGCTGATCGACGACATGGTCGCCTCGGCGATGAAATGGTCCGGTGGCTTTGTCTGGGCCTGCAAGAACTATGATGGCGATGTGCAATCCGACACCGTGGCCCAGGGTTTCGGCTCGCTTGGTCTGATGACCTCGCAACTGATGACCCCCGATGGCAAGATTGTGGAGGCCGAGGCCGCCCATGGCACCGTTACCCGCCATTACCGCCAGCATCAGGCGGGCAAGGAAACCTCGACCAACTCGATCGCCTCGATCTTCGCCTGGACCGGGGGTCTGAAACACCGCGCCAAACTGGATGACAACGCGGCCCTGATGAATTTCGCCGAGACACTGGAAAAAGTCATCGTCGACACGGTCGAATCCGGCTTCATGACCAAAGATCTGGCGCTGCTGGTCGGCCCGGATCAGAAATGGCTGACCACGATGGGCTTCCTTGAAAAGATCGACGAGAACCTGAACAAGGCGCTGGCGGGCTGA
- a CDS encoding Lrp/AsnC family transcriptional regulator, with product MDRRILSVLQRETDIPLDDLGARVGLSRNACWRRVRALEKNGIITGRVALLDPAKLGLGLMVFIQVHAAQHDAAWLAKFARAVRDMPEILGVYRMTGDLDYLIRARVSDVADYDRLYQRLIQKVDLSDVSASFVMEELKDTLALPL from the coding sequence ATGGATCGCAGAATCCTGAGCGTTCTGCAACGTGAGACGGATATCCCGCTGGATGATCTGGGCGCCCGCGTGGGCCTGTCACGCAATGCCTGCTGGCGCCGGGTGCGCGCCCTGGAAAAAAACGGCATCATCACCGGGCGCGTGGCCCTGCTTGACCCGGCCAAACTGGGGCTGGGGCTGATGGTCTTCATCCAGGTCCATGCCGCCCAGCATGATGCCGCCTGGCTGGCAAAATTCGCCCGGGCCGTGCGTGACATGCCTGAAATCCTCGGGGTCTACCGGATGACCGGCGATCTGGATTATCTGATCCGTGCCCGGGTCTCAGATGTGGCCGATTACGACCGGCTGTATCAACGCCTGATCCAGAAGGTCGATCTCAGCGATGTCTCCGCCAGTTTCGTGATGGAAGAGCTGAAAGACACGCTTGCCCTGCCGCTCTGA
- a CDS encoding DUF6356 family protein, with product MMITRIFLTHPQEVDETYLEHAAFAGKFAGRLFLASCAAAVHAVIPCLFEKTASRITGELYAKTHNRGQ from the coding sequence ATGATGATCACCCGCATCTTTCTGACCCACCCGCAAGAGGTGGATGAGACCTATCTGGAACACGCGGCCTTTGCCGGAAAATTCGCGGGCCGGTTGTTTCTGGCAAGCTGTGCGGCGGCGGTGCATGCGGTGATCCCCTGCCTGTTTGAGAAAACAGCCAGCCGGATCACGGGCGAGCTTTATGCCAAGACCCATAATCGCGGGCAGTAA
- a CDS encoding alpha/beta hydrolase, with protein sequence MPEVIFPGPEGRLEGRYHPQKAKDAPIAIILHPHPQFGGTMNNRVVYNLHYAFHNMGFTVLRFNFRGVGRSQGEYDQGIGELSDAASALDYLQSMNPNSKHCWVAGFSFGAWIGMQLLMRRPEITGFISVSPPANMYDFSFLAPCPASGLIINGASDRVAKPQDTRILVDKLHEQKGITITHEESEGAGHFFEDPYMDPMIDSVQTYVRRRLTETTR encoded by the coding sequence ATGCCCGAGGTCATTTTCCCCGGCCCAGAAGGTCGGCTTGAGGGGCGCTATCACCCGCAAAAAGCCAAGGATGCCCCGATCGCGATCATCCTGCACCCGCATCCGCAATTCGGCGGCACCATGAACAACCGGGTGGTCTATAATCTGCACTACGCATTCCATAATATGGGCTTTACGGTTCTGCGCTTCAACTTCCGCGGTGTGGGCCGCTCCCAGGGGGAGTATGATCAGGGGATCGGAGAGCTTTCCGATGCCGCATCCGCACTGGATTATCTGCAATCCATGAACCCCAATTCCAAGCATTGCTGGGTTGCAGGTTTTTCCTTCGGGGCCTGGATCGGCATGCAATTGCTGATGCGCCGCCCGGAAATCACCGGCTTCATCTCGGTGTCCCCCCCGGCCAATATGTATGATTTCAGCTTCCTCGCGCCCTGCCCGGCCTCGGGCCTGATCATCAATGGCGCGTCGGATCGGGTGGCCAAACCCCAGGATACGCGCATTCTGGTCGACAAGCTGCACGAACAAAAAGGCATCACCATCACCCATGAGGAATCCGAAGGCGCCGGCCATTTCTTCGAAGACCCGTATATGGACCCGATGATTGACAGCGTGCAGACCTATGTCCGCCGCCGCCTGACGGAAACCACGCGCTAG
- a CDS encoding DUF1330 domain-containing protein — translation MPEAFWIAHVTVTDEAAYMTYAAIATEAIAAHGGTFLARGGRAVQKEGRAHPRNVVARFPSLEAAEACYHSERYQEALGFAKGASERDLVLIEALD, via the coding sequence ATGCCGGAAGCATTCTGGATTGCCCATGTCACGGTCACCGATGAGGCGGCCTATATGACATATGCCGCCATCGCGACCGAGGCGATTGCGGCCCATGGCGGCACGTTTCTGGCCCGGGGCGGCCGGGCGGTGCAGAAAGAGGGCCGGGCGCATCCGCGCAATGTGGTGGCGCGGTTTCCCAGCCTGGAGGCCGCCGAGGCGTGTTACCATTCCGAGCGCTATCAGGAGGCGTTGGGTTTTGCCAAAGGCGCATCCGAACGCGATCTGGTGCTGATCGAGGCGCTGGACTGA